In the Phaeobacter piscinae genome, CCAGAACTCATACGGCGAGAGCAGATCGCCATTGAGCCAGATGGCACCGTTCTGGGACTTGCCCATCTTCTTGCCATCCGAGGTGGTCAGCAGCGGCGAGGTGAGGCCATAGATCTCATGATCCAGCACCCGGCGCGTCAGGTCGATGCCGTTGACGATATTGCCCCATTGGTCCGACCCGCCCATCTGCAACACGCAGCCATAGCGGCGGTTCAGCTCAAGGAAGTCATAGGCCTGTAGAATCATGTAGTTGAATTCGAGGAAGGACAGCGACTGTTCGCGGTCGAGACGCGATTTCACGCTCTCAAACGACAGCATCCGGTTCACCGAAAAATGGCGCCCGATGTCGCGCAGGAACGCGAGATAGTTCAGATCGTCCAGCCATTCGGCATTGTTGAGCATCATCGCCGCGTTGCCCGCGCCGCTGTCATAGTCGATATAAGCGTCGAACACCTTTTTGATGCCGGCGATATTGTCGTCGATCTGGGCGTCGGTCAGCAGGGGGCGCTCATCAGCGCGGAAGGAGGGATCGCCCACCTTGGTGGTGCCGCCGCCCATCAGGGTGATCGGTTTGTGGCCGGTTTTCTGGAACCAGCGCAGCATCATGATCTGGATCAGCGAGCCGACATGCAGCGAGGTCGCGGTGGCGTCGAAACCGATGTAGGCGGATTGACCGGGGGTCATCAGCGCCTCGTCCAGGCCCTGATAATCGGTACAGTCGGACAGATAGCCGCGTTCCATCATAACTGCGATGAAATCCGATTTTGGGTGGTAGGTCATGATGTGCCTCGGCTTTTGAATTGCGCGCTGCTGTATAAAACGCAATTTGCACGGGGGAAAGCAGTGTGAACGGCTTTGCGGAAGAAATTCGCTGCTGTATCCTTACGGTCAAATCGGCGCGATGCGCCCAATATCTCAGCAGGCCTTATCAGCATGACCAGATCCCATCCTCCGGCGCGTTTGTCCGCGATCCCCAAAACCGGCGTGTTGCGCGCCCTTGGCACCATGAGCGGCACCTCGCTGGACGGGGTGGATGCGGCCATCGTCGAGACAGACGGGGTGGCGATCCACGGCTTTGGGGCCAGTGCGTATCGCGCCTATGAACCGGTGGAGCGCGCACAGCTGGCTGCCGCGCTGGGGCACTGGCAGGGGCCGCAGGTGGAGGCGGCAGGAGAGATCGTCACCCGCGCCCATGCGGATCTGCTGGCGCAGGTTTTATCTGATCAGGCGGGTACGGATCAGCGGGCGGTGGATGTCATCGGTTTTCACGGTCAGACGCTGGCCCATGCGCCGCGGACACAGGGCACCCTGCAGGTCGGCGATGGGGCGGCACTGGCGGCTGAGCTGACGACGCCGGTGGTCTGGGATTTTCGCAGCGATGATGTGCGGTTGGGCGGTGAAGGCGCGCCGCTGGCGCCGTTCTTTCACTTCGCCTGCGCGAAATATCTGAAACGAGACAAGCCCCTGTGTTTTCTGAACCTCGGCGGGGTGGGCAATCTGACCTATGTCGATCCACGGTTTGAGGCGGCGGAGGATCCCGGCGCGCTGCTGGCGTTTGATACCGGGCCGGCCAATGCGCCGATCAATGATCTGGTGCAGGCGCGCTGCGGTCAGATGATGGACGAAGGCGGCGCGATTGCCCGGGGCGGTGTGGTGGAAACCGGCGCGCTGGAGTTGTTTCTGGCCGAGCCGTATTTTGCCCGGATGCCACCGAAGTCTTTGGACCGGAATGATTTTGCCGAGATGATTGATCTGGTCAGTGAGTTGACCGATCGCGATGCAACGGCCACGCTGACGGGCATGTGTGCGGCGGCGGTGGCGCAAGGAATGGAGCATTGCCCGGAGCCACCGGAGGTGGTGCTGATCACCGGTGGCGGGCGGCATAATCCGGTGCTGATGGAGATGCTGCGGGTGTCGCTGGATTGCCCGGTCGCCCCGATTGAGAGCGTCGGACTGGATGGCGACATGCTGGAGGCGCAGGCCTTTGCCCATCTGGCGGTGCGGGTGGCGCGGGGGCTGCCGACGTCCTGTCCGGGCACCACAGGGGTTCGCGCCTGTGTGGGCGGTGGTGTGGTGAGTGTGCCAGGCGGCGCGGGCTGAGGTCTGGCAGCCAAGAAACTTTAAAGTTTCTTGGCAAATTTCTGTTTAGAAATGCGAGGTTAGCCGCGGGGGATGTCGAAGCCCGGTGCGGCGAGTTCAAAGCCTTCGAACTGGAACCCCGGCGAGACGGTGCAGCTGACCAGCGTATAATCTCCGGTGGTGTGGGCCGCCTGCCAGTGGCCTTCGGGGACGATCAACTGAGGTTCGCCCGCTGTCAGATCAGGGGTCAGCAGGTGGTCCTGTGCCGGGCCATTGTCGCTGGCCGAGAGTGACAGCACCAATGGCGCGCCCGCGTGGTAGAGCCAGATTTCGGTGGCATCAACCCTGTGCCAATGGCTGCTTTCGCCCGCCTTCAGCAGGAAATAAATGCAGGTGCCAGTGGCGCGGCCGTTGTGGCTGTCGGCGTTACTGGCAATCCATGTCTGGCGATAGTAACCGCCTTCGGGATGGGGCTGGAGGTCCAGCTTGGCGATGATCTCATCGGCGGTCATGTCTCGGCTCCGTTTGGTCTGTTGGCACAGGGTAGGTTTGGCTCTGGCAATTTGACATTTGCCGCATATGTTTGGGCCATGACATTGCACATTCCCTTTGACAATACATATGCCGCGCTGCCGCCGGTGTTCTACACGAAACAGGCCCCTGTGCCGGTGAAGGCGCCAGAGCTGCTGGCCCATAACGCCGCGCTTGGGGCAGAGCTGGGCATCACCGCAGGCGGGACGGCTGAGCTGGCGGAGGTCTTTGCTGGCAACCGAGTTCCCGATGGGGCCGAGCCGCTGGCGCAGCTTTACGCGGGGCATCAGTTTGGCAATTACAATCCGCAGCTTGGGGACGGGCGCGCGATCCTTCTGGGGGAGGTCGTTGGTCCGGATGGTGAGCGGCGCGATATCCAGCTGAAGGGATCGGGGCGTACGCCCTATTCACGCGGAGGTGATGGGCGGGCCTGGCTGGGGCCGGTCCTGCGGGAATATGTGGTCAGCGAGGCGATGCACAGCTTAGGCATTCCCACGACGCGGGCGCTGGCGGCTGTGGCATCGGGCGAGACGGTCTGGCGCGAAGAGGGCGGGCTGCCGGGGGCTGTGCTGACACGGGTCGCCTCCAGCCATTTGCGGGTTGGGACGTTCCAGATCTTTGCCGCGCGTGGCGAGCAGGCGGCGCTGCGTCAGCTCACGCAGTATGCCATCCAGCGCCACTATCCTGACGCGGACGGCCCGATGGGGCTGCTGCGGGCGGTGCGGGATCGTCAGGCGGAGTTGATTGCGGCCTGGATGTCGGTGGGGTTCATCCATGGGGTGATGAATACCGATAATTCGTCCATTTCCGGTGAGACGATCGACTATGGGCCTTGCGCCTTTATGGATGTCTATCATCCCAGCACAGTGTTCAGTTCGATCGACCGGATGGGGCGTTATGCCTATTCTAACCAGCCCGATATTGCGGTGTGGAACCTGGCGCAGCTGGCGACCGCGCTGATCCAGCAGGCGGAGGATCCGCAGGCGATGGTGGAAGAGGCGACGGAGATTGTGCATGCGATGCCCGCTCTGACGGAGGCCGCCTGGCTGCAGCGGTTCGGGGCCAAGATCGGTCTCGCTGAGGCAACACCTGAGGATATGGCGTTGATCACCGGCCTGTTGACGCGCATGGCAGAAGGTCAGGCGGATTTCACCAATACATTCCGGGCTTTGCTGGAAGAGGTTGAGCCAGACACAGGCGCGGCGCGAGATCAGTTTTTGGCGCCTGAGGCCTTTGACAGCTGGGCGGAAGACTGGCGCGCGCGACTGGCGCAGGAGGCGGACCCGGTGGCGGTGATGGCGGCGGCAAACCCGGTCTATATCCCGCGCAATCACCGGATTGAGGCGATGATCGCCTCTGCCGTGGCGGGGGATTTCGCCCCGTTTGAGCGGCTGAATACGGTGCTGTCGGATCCATATACCGTGCAGGACGGGGCCGATGATCTGCGCCGCCCTCCCGCGGAAAGTGAGGTCGTCAAGGCGACCTTCTGCGGCACCTGACTGGCGGGCTCGCTGCGCGCGGGGTTACTTGCGGTTGATCAGCACGATGCCGATTGCGACCAGTGCCAGCGCGGCCCAGACCTGCGGGTAGATCACCTCATCCAGCAGGAGCCAGCCGAGAATGGCGGCGATCACCGGTGACAGAAAGCTGAAGGAGGCGACCGCATTGGCGCGGGAAATGCTGATCAGCCAGAGCCACAGGAGATAGCCGAGGCTGGCAATGGCCACGGCCTGAAACACCACGCCGGAGATATGCAGCGCGGTGGGGTTGCGCAGGAGCGGACCGAACAGCGGCGAGATCGCCAGCAAGACCAGGGCCGAGGTGGCCAGCTGATAGGTCAGCTGGCGGATGGGCGGCACCGCGGACAGGGGCGAGAGGCGCGCGCACAGGGCGATCCCGGCCCAGGCCAGCGTGGCCGCAAGCGCCAGAACATCACCGAGCAGTGAGGCATTATCGCTGCCCCGGTGCAGGACCGCCAGCACAACGCCCCCCATGGCCAGCACAAGACCGAGCATGCGCAGCGTATTGAGCCGCTCTCCGGGCAGGAGCAGATGGCCCGCCAGTGCCAGCCAGACCGGCATGGAGTTGAAGATAATGGTGACGCGCGAGACGGAGGAGAGGTCCAGCGCGATATAGAGACAGACAAATTCAGCTGTGAACAACAGGCCGGATACCAGCCCCCAGAGATGGACAGAGCGCGTCCAATGTGTTGGCGTCTGGGCAGGCGCTGGCGGGTTTGCGCGTTTCAACTGGCCGCGAAAGGCGAGCCATGCAAGCAGTACCGCCAGCCCGATCAGAGAGCGCATGCCTGCCTGAAACACCGGGCCAAACCCGCCGTTGGAGACCTTGATCACCACCTGATTGAAGCCCATCAACCCACTGAAGCCGATCAGCATTGCGGCCCCGAGACCGTCCATTGCGCATTTTTCACTCATGGCGCCAGAGGAGGGGTGGAAGATCCCAGAGTCAAGGTGGCAAAACAGATGTTTAGGTTACTGCGGATCGGCCTCGCCCGGCTCTGGCCTGTGCGCTGGTTTTGGGTCATGCTGTGGTGCGTATCGCGCATCAGATTGGCAGCAGACAAGGCAGGCGGAATGACGCAGGAACAGAGCAGGCGGCCCGGTCGGCTGCGCTTGGCGAGTTACAATATCCAGAAATCTGTCGGGCTTGATCTGCGCCGCCGCCCGCGTCGGACCTTGCAGGTGATCGAGGGGACGGGCGCCGATCTGGTGCTGTTGCAGGAGGCGGACAAGCGGTTGCCGCCGCGCCCGGCAGCCTTGCCGCATTTCATTCTGGATGAGGCAGGGTGGCAGGTCGTGGATCTGGGCGGAGCCGGGTCCTTGGGCTGGCATGGCAATGCGGTCATTTGGCGGGGCGCGGCGCTGACCTTGCAGGATCATGGCCATATCCCGTTGCCGGGGTTGGAGCCGCGCGGCGCGGTCTGGGCGCTGTTTCAGACCGGGCTTGGGCCACTTAGGGTGGTGGGGGCGCATCTGGGGCTGACCACCAAGGCGCGCCATGAGCAGGTGCATCATCTGGCCGAGGTGATCGCAAAAGAGCCTGAGTTGCCGACCGTCTGGGCGGGTGATTTCAATGAGTGGTCACGCCAGCCGGTGCTGGATCATCTGGCGCCGCAGCTGCGGTTTGTACCGCCGCGCGCGAGTTTTCCGGCGTTGCGGCCTATGGGTGCGCTGGACCGGATTGCGGTGAGCGCGGGGCTTGAGGTGGTGGACAGCGGCGTCTACCGGACGCGGCCCGCGCATATTGCCTCCGACCATCTGCCGGTCTGGGCCGATCTGGTGGCCGTGGACCAACCCTAGGGCGCGCCGACAGGCCAACGCGCTGCCCTGGCCAGATGGCGGGCACAGGGCAAAAGCCGAAAAAATATAAAGCCGGAGACGCGGACTGCGACCCCGGCTTTAGATCTGGTTTCAACGGCGGCCCTGAAGAGGGCCCGCTGAGGTCACCCGGTTGGGCTTACTGGGCGCGGCGGCGCTGACCGCCGGGTTTGCCCTGTCCGCCACCTTGGCCTGCACCCTGACCACCGCTGCGCGCGCCGCCCTGGCCGCCGCCACCGCCGCCACTGCGCCGCCGACGATGACTGCCGGGTTTGCCGCCGCCACCGGGTTTGCCACCACCGCCACGACGTCCGGCCGGAGCCTTGGCATCGGGCAGCACCTCCCACGGACGGCCGGAGGCCACCGGGATATTGAGGTTCATGGTCTTCTGAATGGCTTTCAGCTCGCCCATCTCATCGGGCGCGCAGAAGGCCACGGCCTGACCGTCCTTGCCAGCGCGTGCGGTCCGGCCAATGCGGTGCACATAGGCGTCGG is a window encoding:
- the tyrS gene encoding tyrosine--tRNA ligase — translated: MTYHPKSDFIAVMMERGYLSDCTDYQGLDEALMTPGQSAYIGFDATATSLHVGSLIQIMMLRWFQKTGHKPITLMGGGTTKVGDPSFRADERPLLTDAQIDDNIAGIKKVFDAYIDYDSGAGNAAMMLNNAEWLDDLNYLAFLRDIGRHFSVNRMLSFESVKSRLDREQSLSFLEFNYMILQAYDFLELNRRYGCVLQMGGSDQWGNIVNGIDLTRRVLDHEIYGLTSPLLTTSDGKKMGKSQNGAIWLNGDLLSPYEFWQFWRNTTDADVGRFLKLYTELPVDECDRLGALEGSEVNAAKVILANEVTTLLHGAEAAAAAEATAREVFEKGGIGDDLPTLSLSSADLGDGISIVQLIVKSGLAKSGKDAKRLISENGAKIDDKPLTDAGLMIDAAALASPIKLSAGKKRHALVQLNG
- a CDS encoding anhydro-N-acetylmuramic acid kinase — translated: MTRSHPPARLSAIPKTGVLRALGTMSGTSLDGVDAAIVETDGVAIHGFGASAYRAYEPVERAQLAAALGHWQGPQVEAAGEIVTRAHADLLAQVLSDQAGTDQRAVDVIGFHGQTLAHAPRTQGTLQVGDGAALAAELTTPVVWDFRSDDVRLGGEGAPLAPFFHFACAKYLKRDKPLCFLNLGGVGNLTYVDPRFEAAEDPGALLAFDTGPANAPINDLVQARCGQMMDEGGAIARGGVVETGALELFLAEPYFARMPPKSLDRNDFAEMIDLVSELTDRDATATLTGMCAAAVAQGMEHCPEPPEVVLITGGGRHNPVLMEMLRVSLDCPVAPIESVGLDGDMLEAQAFAHLAVRVARGLPTSCPGTTGVRACVGGGVVSVPGGAG
- a CDS encoding cupin domain-containing protein, which encodes MTADEIIAKLDLQPHPEGGYYRQTWIASNADSHNGRATGTCIYFLLKAGESSHWHRVDATEIWLYHAGAPLVLSLSASDNGPAQDHLLTPDLTAGEPQLIVPEGHWQAAHTTGDYTLVSCTVSPGFQFEGFELAAPGFDIPRG
- a CDS encoding protein adenylyltransferase SelO produces the protein MTLHIPFDNTYAALPPVFYTKQAPVPVKAPELLAHNAALGAELGITAGGTAELAEVFAGNRVPDGAEPLAQLYAGHQFGNYNPQLGDGRAILLGEVVGPDGERRDIQLKGSGRTPYSRGGDGRAWLGPVLREYVVSEAMHSLGIPTTRALAAVASGETVWREEGGLPGAVLTRVASSHLRVGTFQIFAARGEQAALRQLTQYAIQRHYPDADGPMGLLRAVRDRQAELIAAWMSVGFIHGVMNTDNSSISGETIDYGPCAFMDVYHPSTVFSSIDRMGRYAYSNQPDIAVWNLAQLATALIQQAEDPQAMVEEATEIVHAMPALTEAAWLQRFGAKIGLAEATPEDMALITGLLTRMAEGQADFTNTFRALLEEVEPDTGAARDQFLAPEAFDSWAEDWRARLAQEADPVAVMAAANPVYIPRNHRIEAMIASAVAGDFAPFERLNTVLSDPYTVQDGADDLRRPPAESEVVKATFCGT
- a CDS encoding DMT family transporter — translated: MDGLGAAMLIGFSGLMGFNQVVIKVSNGGFGPVFQAGMRSLIGLAVLLAWLAFRGQLKRANPPAPAQTPTHWTRSVHLWGLVSGLLFTAEFVCLYIALDLSSVSRVTIIFNSMPVWLALAGHLLLPGERLNTLRMLGLVLAMGGVVLAVLHRGSDNASLLGDVLALAATLAWAGIALCARLSPLSAVPPIRQLTYQLATSALVLLAISPLFGPLLRNPTALHISGVVFQAVAIASLGYLLWLWLISISRANAVASFSFLSPVIAAILGWLLLDEVIYPQVWAALALVAIGIVLINRK
- a CDS encoding endonuclease/exonuclease/phosphatase family protein, with the protein product MTQEQSRRPGRLRLASYNIQKSVGLDLRRRPRRTLQVIEGTGADLVLLQEADKRLPPRPAALPHFILDEAGWQVVDLGGAGSLGWHGNAVIWRGAALTLQDHGHIPLPGLEPRGAVWALFQTGLGPLRVVGAHLGLTTKARHEQVHHLAEVIAKEPELPTVWAGDFNEWSRQPVLDHLAPQLRFVPPRASFPALRPMGALDRIAVSAGLEVVDSGVYRTRPAHIASDHLPVWADLVAVDQP